The Muricauda sp. SCSIO 65647 genome includes a region encoding these proteins:
- a CDS encoding SprT-like domain-containing protein, whose translation MSETLQKYLPERAVESCFELIKTHGVHLKIVNHRVTRHGDYRKMPQGGHQITVNASLNKYRFLITLVHEIAHLVAFERFGRGIKPHGAEWKRTFQQLMLPFIRPEIFPSQLLPLIAQHFKNPKASSSTDTRLSVALQKFDPVDRTKSYVFELPMGSTFRLYNGKLFKKGKKRVKRYECIELATGKLYLFQPNAEVDFVRE comes from the coding sequence GTGAGCGAAACCTTGCAAAAATACCTGCCCGAAAGAGCAGTTGAATCCTGTTTTGAGCTGATCAAAACGCATGGGGTGCATCTTAAGATCGTGAACCATCGGGTGACACGGCATGGTGATTACCGCAAAATGCCTCAGGGTGGGCATCAAATCACGGTCAATGCTTCGTTGAACAAATATCGTTTTTTGATTACGTTGGTACATGAAATTGCCCATTTGGTAGCTTTTGAGCGTTTTGGTCGGGGTATCAAACCCCATGGGGCAGAGTGGAAGCGTACTTTTCAACAACTGATGCTCCCGTTTATCAGGCCCGAAATTTTTCCCTCGCAGTTGTTGCCCTTGATCGCCCAACATTTCAAAAACCCGAAAGCGAGCAGTAGCACCGACACCAGATTGTCTGTGGCCCTACAGAAATTTGACCCCGTTGACCGTACCAAGAGCTATGTGTTCGAGCTGCCCATGGGCAGTACTTTTCGCCTCTATAATGGCAAATTGTTCAAAAAGGGAAAGAAGCGCGTAAAACGCTACGAATGTATTGAATTGGCCACGGGTAAACTATATTTGTTTCAACCGAACGCTGAGGTTGATTTTGTCAGGGAATAA